A single Brevundimonas sp. M20 DNA region contains:
- a CDS encoding thioredoxin domain-containing protein yields MRNITTFISRRAAIVTAIAASAVLAVGCAKDTTAAAEGDMSMGTGPVTVVEYASVTCHVCAAWQHENWEAFKTRYIDTNKVRFVFREIPTPPANVAVAGFQVARCAGEDKYFDVVHAIMESQTEWQTGGNPRDTLFRIGNGAGLTNSQIETCIKDPKGLEAIDARARAAREAGVDGTPSFFVNGTKIVSPGSASGPTLNDIAAAIDAELAK; encoded by the coding sequence ATGCGCAACATCACCACCTTCATCAGCCGCCGCGCGGCCATCGTGACCGCGATCGCGGCCTCGGCCGTACTGGCCGTCGGCTGCGCCAAGGACACCACCGCCGCCGCTGAAGGGGACATGTCGATGGGGACCGGCCCGGTCACCGTGGTCGAATACGCCTCGGTCACCTGCCACGTCTGCGCCGCCTGGCAGCACGAGAACTGGGAAGCCTTCAAGACCCGCTATATCGACACCAACAAGGTCCGCTTCGTCTTCCGCGAAATCCCGACGCCCCCGGCCAATGTCGCCGTCGCCGGCTTCCAGGTCGCCCGCTGCGCCGGTGAGGACAAGTATTTCGACGTCGTCCACGCCATCATGGAAAGCCAGACCGAATGGCAGACGGGCGGCAATCCGCGCGACACCCTGTTCCGCATCGGCAACGGCGCGGGTCTGACCAACAGCCAGATCGAGACCTGCATCAAGGACCCGAAGGGCCTTGAGGCGATCGACGCCCGCGCCCGCGCGGCGCGCGAGGCCGGTGTTGACGGCACCCCCAGCTTCTTCGTCAACGGCACGAAGATCGTCAGCCCCGGCTCGGCCAGCGGCCCGACCCTGAATGACATCGCCGCGGCCATCGACGCCGAACTGGCGAAATAA
- a CDS encoding type II toxin-antitoxin system VapC family toxin codes for MSHSQTYNEVFERLVTDTDDIEGFIAYGLYKQAKREWLIAFHSENQRSPSLKELNAYNKTWTDTSLQALRENAESALSAYADTIIDVATPEIEAEALKVGRPIWKDLLIGASSALTYSLLLIVASYLIQVFGNDIADAYRSLSPGA; via the coding sequence ATGTCGCACTCACAGACCTACAACGAGGTCTTTGAGCGGCTCGTCACCGACACCGACGATATTGAAGGCTTCATCGCCTACGGTCTCTACAAGCAGGCGAAGCGGGAATGGCTGATTGCATTCCACTCAGAAAATCAGCGCTCGCCAAGTTTGAAAGAGCTGAACGCCTATAACAAAACCTGGACTGACACGTCTCTGCAGGCGCTCCGGGAGAATGCTGAAAGCGCCCTTTCCGCATATGCCGACACCATCATTGATGTCGCGACGCCGGAAATCGAGGCCGAAGCACTGAAAGTTGGGCGGCCGATCTGGAAAGATTTGCTGATCGGGGCCAGTTCGGCCCTCACGTACTCGCTTCTTTTGATTGTCGCTTCCTATCTAATTCAGGTCTTCGGCAACGACATTGCTGATGCCTACCGGAGCTTGTCGCCCGGCGCCTGA
- the mutY gene encoding A/G-specific adenine glycosylase, which produces MPSVPADVPAIRSALLGWYDVHARTLVWRAPPGSRGRPDPYRVWLSEVMLQQTTTPHATPYFLKFTERWPTVSDLAAAEDADVMAAWAGLGYYARARNLLACARAVAGGHGGVFPDTEAGLLALPGVGAYTAAAVAGIAFGEAANVVDGNVERVMARLFAVETPVPTARPELRALAGSLVRDERPGDWAQALMDLGATVCRPKSPLCGDCPLTTWCAGYAGGQPERYPLKLKKAERPRRSGVAWVLRDEQGRVALVRRPDKGLLGGMLGLPTSDWSAAPDTIPPVDADWREAGFVEHVFTHFSLTLDVRTGEGTGDFVWTPVEQALGALPTVFRKALERGLGAFSG; this is translated from the coding sequence ATGCCTTCCGTCCCCGCCGACGTGCCCGCGATCCGATCCGCCCTGCTGGGCTGGTATGACGTCCATGCGCGGACGCTTGTCTGGCGCGCGCCGCCCGGATCGAGGGGGCGGCCCGATCCGTACCGGGTCTGGCTGTCCGAGGTGATGCTGCAACAGACCACCACGCCGCACGCCACGCCGTACTTCCTGAAGTTCACCGAGCGCTGGCCGACGGTCTCTGATCTGGCGGCGGCGGAGGATGCGGATGTCATGGCCGCCTGGGCGGGGCTTGGGTACTACGCTCGCGCCCGCAATCTGCTGGCCTGTGCGCGAGCGGTGGCGGGCGGGCACGGCGGCGTGTTCCCCGATACCGAGGCGGGGCTGCTGGCCCTGCCGGGGGTGGGCGCCTACACCGCCGCCGCCGTCGCCGGCATCGCCTTCGGCGAGGCGGCCAATGTGGTGGACGGCAATGTGGAGCGCGTCATGGCACGGCTGTTCGCGGTCGAGACGCCCGTGCCGACGGCCCGGCCCGAACTGCGCGCGCTGGCGGGATCGCTGGTGCGGGACGAGCGGCCGGGGGACTGGGCGCAGGCGTTGATGGATCTGGGAGCCACCGTCTGCCGTCCGAAGTCGCCGCTATGCGGGGACTGCCCGCTGACGACATGGTGCGCCGGATATGCGGGCGGCCAGCCGGAACGCTATCCGCTGAAGCTGAAGAAGGCCGAGCGGCCCCGCCGGTCAGGCGTCGCCTGGGTGTTGAGGGATGAACAGGGGCGTGTGGCGCTGGTCCGCAGGCCGGACAAGGGGCTGCTGGGCGGCATGCTGGGCCTGCCGACCTCGGACTGGAGCGCCGCGCCGGACACGATACCGCCCGTGGACGCCGACTGGCGCGAGGCGGGGTTCGTCGAGCACGTCTTCACCCATTTCAGCCTGACGCTGGACGTGCGGACGGGCGAGGGGACGGGCGACTTCGTCTGGACGCCGGTGGAACAGGCGCTGGGCGCGCTGCCGACGGTGTTCAGGAAGGCGCTGGAGCGGGGGCTGGGTGCGTTTTCGGGATGA
- a CDS encoding thioredoxin domain-containing protein yields MLTGPRRTLLLLALALPALLATTSAPSQAQTPAAPVPAVTAADRTLGRADAPVTVIEYASFTCHHCSDWHQFVFPLFKQRLIDTGQVRFVFRNLPTSPDSLSLPAAAMARCAAPEKFFDVVSVLMRGQSAVLNGGRQEDWYDPAIAVSGRTRAQLTACADLPATRAALERDINGAAAAGATTTPAFFVNGRRVTDRSLGGLEVAVRAAAAAR; encoded by the coding sequence ATGCTGACGGGGCCGCGGCGAACCCTTCTGCTTCTGGCGCTGGCCCTGCCGGCGCTGCTTGCGACGACGTCCGCGCCGTCACAGGCGCAGACGCCCGCGGCTCCCGTCCCGGCCGTCACAGCGGCCGACCGCACGCTGGGCCGCGCCGACGCTCCGGTGACGGTGATCGAGTACGCCTCCTTCACCTGCCACCACTGTTCGGACTGGCACCAGTTCGTCTTTCCGCTCTTCAAGCAGCGCCTGATCGACACCGGTCAGGTGCGCTTTGTCTTCCGCAACCTGCCGACCAGCCCGGACAGCCTGTCCCTGCCCGCCGCCGCGATGGCGCGCTGTGCGGCGCCGGAAAAGTTCTTCGATGTGGTCTCGGTCCTGATGCGCGGTCAGTCGGCCGTGCTGAACGGCGGGCGTCAGGAGGACTGGTACGACCCGGCCATCGCCGTCAGCGGCCGCACCCGCGCCCAGTTGACCGCCTGCGCCGACCTGCCCGCCACGCGCGCCGCGCTGGAGCGGGACATCAACGGAGCCGCCGCCGCCGGAGCGACGACCACCCCCGCCTTCTTCGTCAACGGACGCCGCGTGACCGACCGCTCTCTGGGCGGTCTGGAGGTCGCCGTCCGCGCGGCCGCCGCGGCCCGCTAG
- a CDS encoding site-specific DNA-methyltransferase has protein sequence MSELKTDVIHRGDCIEVLRTLPDASVDMVFADPPYNLQLGGDLLRPDNSKVDAVDDDWDKFGSFAEYDAFTREWLKECRRVLKPEGSIWVIGSYHNVFRLGTAIQDLGFWVLNDIIWRKSNPMPNFKGTRFTNAHETLIWAARSRDQKRYTFNYDALKAFNEDTQMRSDWTLALCTGDERIKDADGKKAHPTQKPEALLHRVLLSATRPGDVVLDPFFGTGTTGAAARRLGRHFIGIERDETYAKVAEKRIKAVIPAAPEDLAVMGSKRNEPKVPFGALVEAGLLRPGDRLYCPKGEREARVRADGSLVAGSLSGSIHKLGALFENAPACNGWTYWRFKTDQGFRSIDALRAEIRAGMQ, from the coding sequence ATGTCCGAACTCAAGACCGACGTCATCCATCGGGGCGATTGCATCGAGGTGCTGCGCACCCTGCCCGACGCCTCGGTCGACATGGTCTTCGCCGATCCGCCCTATAACCTCCAGCTGGGCGGCGACCTGCTGCGTCCCGACAACTCGAAGGTCGACGCGGTCGACGACGACTGGGACAAGTTCGGCAGCTTCGCCGAGTACGACGCCTTCACCCGCGAGTGGCTGAAGGAATGCCGCCGGGTGCTGAAGCCGGAAGGCTCCATCTGGGTGATCGGCAGCTATCACAACGTCTTCCGCCTCGGCACGGCGATCCAGGACCTGGGCTTCTGGGTTCTGAACGACATCATCTGGCGCAAGTCGAACCCGATGCCGAACTTCAAGGGCACCCGGTTCACCAACGCCCATGAGACCCTGATCTGGGCCGCCCGCAGCCGCGACCAGAAGCGCTACACTTTCAACTACGACGCGCTGAAGGCCTTCAACGAAGACACCCAGATGCGCTCGGACTGGACGCTCGCCCTTTGTACGGGTGACGAGCGGATCAAGGACGCCGACGGCAAGAAGGCCCACCCGACCCAGAAGCCCGAGGCCCTGCTGCACCGCGTGCTGCTGTCGGCGACCAGGCCGGGCGACGTGGTTCTGGACCCCTTCTTCGGCACCGGCACCACCGGCGCCGCCGCCAGGCGTCTGGGCCGCCACTTCATCGGCATCGAGCGCGACGAGACCTACGCCAAGGTCGCCGAGAAGCGCATCAAGGCCGTCATCCCCGCCGCGCCGGAAGACCTGGCCGTCATGGGCTCCAAGCGTAACGAACCCAAGGTGCCGTTCGGCGCCCTGGTCGAGGCGGGCCTGCTGCGTCCGGGCGACCGCCTGTACTGCCCCAAGGGCGAACGCGAGGCCCGCGTCCGCGCCGACGGCTCTCTGGTCGCCGGTTCGCTCAGCGGCTCGATCCACAAGCTCGGCGCCCTGTTCGAGAACGCCCCCGCCTGCAACGGGTGGACCTACTGGCGCTTCAAGACCGATCAGGGCTTCCGCAGCATCGACGCCCTGCGCGCCGAAATCCGCGCGGGGATGCAATAG
- a CDS encoding DUF721 domain-containing protein gives MRRTLPTDAEAREILSRRRTRPAPRPAPKAGRALQGLIKELDAKLGRGAGALEPRWREIVGERLARVTRPQKLTKGRAGAGGTLELRVAGPAALLVQHQSEDIIQRVNLFLGPGAVEKLRIAQGPVKPLPDTPAAPARKAATAAPLPAHQEAELKASLADAPDSLKGALEKLGRAVLRETRDT, from the coding sequence ATGCGCCGCACGCTGCCCACTGACGCCGAAGCCCGGGAAATCCTGTCCCGCCGACGCACCCGCCCGGCTCCCCGCCCGGCGCCCAAGGCCGGTCGCGCGCTTCAGGGGCTGATCAAGGAACTGGACGCCAAGCTTGGTCGCGGCGCGGGCGCGCTGGAGCCGCGCTGGCGCGAAATCGTCGGCGAACGGCTGGCCCGCGTCACCCGCCCGCAGAAACTGACCAAAGGGCGCGCCGGCGCCGGGGGCACGCTGGAGCTGCGCGTGGCCGGTCCCGCCGCCCTGCTGGTCCAGCACCAGTCGGAGGACATCATCCAGCGGGTCAACCTGTTCCTGGGGCCCGGCGCGGTCGAGAAGCTGCGCATCGCCCAGGGACCGGTTAAGCCCCTGCCGGACACGCCCGCCGCCCCGGCCCGCAAGGCCGCGACCGCCGCCCCCCTGCCCGCCCATCAGGAGGCCGAGCTGAAGGCCTCCCTCGCCGACGCGCCCGACAGTCTCAAGGGGGCGCTGGAGAAGCTGGGGCGGGCGGTCCTGCGCGAGACCCGCGACACCTGA
- a CDS encoding thioredoxin domain-containing protein, with product MTFRYADMSRRAALSAAALAAMATLTGCGGGSSAPAQGDMALGAAEGAKVTVIEYASVTCPHCAAWQEETWPGFKAKYVDTNKVRYVFRELRTPPANVAAAGFAVARCAGEDKYFDVVHELMSNLPELQGADPRSTLFRIGNGAGLSNSQIEACIKDPENLKASDERDRQALRAGVTGTPTFFVNGTQVISPGSNSGATLTDLSTAIDAELAK from the coding sequence ATGACGTTCCGTTACGCCGACATGAGCCGCCGCGCGGCCCTGTCCGCCGCCGCCCTCGCCGCCATGGCGACACTGACCGGCTGTGGCGGCGGGTCTTCCGCCCCCGCCCAGGGCGACATGGCCCTCGGCGCCGCCGAAGGCGCCAAGGTCACGGTCATCGAATACGCCTCGGTCACCTGCCCCCACTGCGCCGCCTGGCAGGAAGAGACCTGGCCCGGCTTCAAGGCCAAATATGTGGACACCAACAAGGTCCGCTACGTCTTCCGCGAACTGCGCACCCCGCCCGCCAACGTCGCCGCCGCCGGTTTCGCCGTCGCCCGCTGCGCCGGTGAAGACAAGTATTTCGACGTCGTCCACGAGCTGATGTCGAACCTGCCTGAACTGCAGGGCGCCGACCCGCGCTCGACCCTGTTCCGCATCGGTAACGGCGCGGGCCTGAGCAACAGCCAGATCGAGGCCTGCATCAAGGACCCGGAAAACCTCAAGGCCAGCGACGAACGGGACCGTCAGGCCCTGCGCGCCGGCGTCACCGGCACGCCGACCTTCTTCGTCAACGGCACGCAGGTGATCAGCCCCGGCTCGAACAGCGGCGCGACCCTGACCGACCTGTCGACCGCAATCGACGCCGAACTGGCCAAGTAA
- the smc gene encoding chromosome segregation protein SMC, with translation MQFQRLRLVGFKSFVDAQEFHIEPGLTGIVGPNGCGKSNVLESLRWVMGANSAKAMRGQGMDDVIFAGAANRPPRSHAEVQLTIDNAQRRAPQPFTDSPILEVSRRIDRGQGSTYRINGKEVRARDVQLLFADASTGANSPALVRQGQISELIAAKPQNRRRILEEAGGVAGLHTRRHEAELRLKAAEANLERLDDIGRELETTLGRLKREARQAEKYKKISAEIRALQASLLYVRWNDARLAAEGAAQELAEADRAVVEATTASGRAQTAALNAQEALKPAREEDAVAGALLHRASLERDRLDMAEQQARAEVERLKAEGARIAADIERETGMAGDAESELARLTEAFDRVSAEIAAAPARGPQLDAALLAAEDARRAADAEVERVAGAVAAVEARVSAENARKRDAEARVERARTQLASAQRERDALGPLETPEIEAARTALEQAQAALTAARAAVETAEADRGDKARAEQEARQAARAAEDRLGRLQTEARGLAQLLVQGKREHAPALDRVQADKGYEAALAAALGDDLDAALDARAAAYWAGATVPTPSWPKGVTPLADHVSAPDQLKARLALCGVAAKDQVAALAKDLPVGARLVTTDGDLWRWDGFVQRAEAPRPAAVRLAQRTRLSELEAEIDQGKPALDAAQTALKSATDAFRGAEERVKTARAAPFPLDKAVTAARDRVEALGREQARKEARAQALDETLTRLTAEVEAAEAALQEAQGTEAPSETLAALREELTTARAAADAARTASATARVERDSEAREVAARQSRVEGIKREREGWAGRAKDAKARVTALEKDATTTAAKLKQASDAPDQLAAQRSALLDALTTAETRRKAAADALALAETAAGDADRAARAAETAASQAREARAGLAARAEAAVEKLADATKNVEETAQMSPEELGQKLTDDAVARPPDAAGAESLLFGLEREREALGAVNLLAEEEANDYGDRLQTMKVERSDLTSAIAKLRDGIDELNAEGRERLIAAFDIINENFRTLFEALFGGGQAELKLVESDDPLEAGLEIYACPPGKRLSVMSLMSGGEQALTAAALIFAVFLANPAPVCVLDEVDAPLDDANVDRYCRMLNEMRNRTETRFIVITHNPVTMSRMDRLYGVTMPDRGVSQLVSVDLTQAETLVA, from the coding sequence GTGCAGTTCCAGCGCCTCAGACTCGTCGGCTTCAAGTCCTTCGTCGACGCGCAGGAATTCCATATCGAGCCCGGCCTGACCGGTATCGTCGGCCCCAACGGCTGCGGCAAGTCCAACGTCCTTGAGAGCCTGCGCTGGGTCATGGGCGCCAACTCGGCCAAGGCCATGCGCGGTCAGGGCATGGACGACGTCATCTTCGCCGGCGCCGCCAACCGCCCACCGCGCAGCCACGCCGAAGTCCAGCTGACCATCGACAACGCCCAGCGCCGCGCGCCCCAGCCCTTCACCGACAGCCCGATCCTCGAGGTGTCGCGCCGCATCGACCGGGGGCAGGGCTCGACCTACCGGATCAACGGCAAGGAGGTCCGCGCCCGCGACGTCCAGCTGCTTTTCGCCGACGCCTCAACCGGCGCCAACTCCCCGGCTCTCGTCCGTCAGGGCCAGATCAGCGAACTGATCGCCGCCAAACCCCAGAACCGTCGCCGCATTCTCGAGGAAGCCGGCGGGGTCGCGGGCCTGCACACTCGCCGCCACGAGGCCGAACTGCGCCTGAAGGCCGCCGAGGCCAACCTCGAACGTCTCGACGACATCGGTCGCGAACTGGAGACCACCCTCGGGCGCCTGAAGCGCGAGGCGCGGCAGGCCGAGAAGTACAAGAAGATCTCCGCCGAGATCCGCGCGCTTCAGGCATCGCTGCTCTACGTCCGCTGGAACGACGCCCGCCTCGCCGCCGAGGGCGCCGCGCAGGAACTGGCCGAGGCCGACCGCGCCGTGGTGGAGGCGACCACCGCATCCGGCCGCGCCCAGACCGCCGCCCTGAACGCGCAGGAAGCCCTGAAGCCCGCGCGCGAGGAAGACGCCGTCGCCGGCGCCCTGCTGCATCGCGCCAGCCTGGAGCGCGACCGCCTCGACATGGCCGAGCAGCAGGCCCGCGCCGAGGTCGAGCGGCTGAAGGCCGAGGGCGCCCGCATCGCCGCCGACATCGAGCGCGAAACCGGCATGGCCGGCGACGCTGAAAGCGAGCTGGCCCGGCTGACCGAGGCCTTCGACCGCGTCTCCGCCGAGATCGCCGCCGCGCCCGCGCGAGGCCCGCAACTGGACGCCGCCCTGCTGGCCGCCGAAGACGCGCGCCGCGCCGCCGATGCCGAGGTCGAGCGCGTGGCCGGGGCCGTCGCCGCCGTCGAGGCCCGCGTCTCCGCCGAGAACGCTCGCAAGAGGGACGCCGAGGCCCGCGTCGAACGCGCCAGAACTCAGCTCGCCTCGGCCCAGCGTGAACGCGATGCGCTCGGCCCGCTCGAGACGCCTGAGATCGAGGCCGCCCGCACCGCTCTGGAACAGGCGCAGGCCGCCCTGACGGCCGCCCGCGCCGCCGTCGAGACCGCCGAGGCGGACCGGGGCGACAAGGCCCGGGCCGAACAGGAGGCCCGTCAGGCCGCCCGCGCCGCCGAGGACCGTCTGGGCCGCCTCCAGACCGAGGCCCGCGGCCTCGCCCAGCTGCTGGTTCAGGGCAAGCGCGAGCACGCCCCGGCGCTGGACAGGGTGCAGGCAGACAAGGGCTATGAAGCCGCCCTCGCCGCCGCCCTCGGCGACGATCTGGACGCCGCGCTGGACGCCCGCGCCGCCGCCTACTGGGCCGGGGCGACGGTTCCCACGCCGTCATGGCCCAAGGGGGTGACGCCGCTGGCCGACCACGTCTCGGCCCCCGATCAGCTGAAGGCCCGTCTGGCCCTCTGCGGCGTGGCGGCGAAGGATCAGGTCGCGGCCCTGGCGAAGGACCTGCCCGTCGGCGCCCGTCTGGTCACCACCGACGGCGACCTGTGGCGCTGGGACGGCTTCGTCCAGCGCGCCGAGGCCCCGCGCCCCGCCGCCGTCCGTCTGGCCCAGCGCACGCGCCTGTCCGAGCTCGAAGCCGAGATTGATCAGGGCAAGCCCGCGCTCGACGCCGCCCAGACCGCGCTGAAGTCCGCCACCGACGCCTTCCGCGGGGCTGAGGAGCGGGTGAAGACCGCCCGCGCCGCCCCCTTCCCGCTCGACAAGGCCGTGACCGCCGCCCGCGACCGCGTCGAGGCCCTCGGTCGCGAACAGGCGCGCAAGGAAGCCCGCGCGCAGGCGCTGGACGAGACCCTGACGCGCCTGACCGCCGAGGTCGAGGCCGCCGAGGCCGCCCTTCAGGAGGCGCAGGGGACCGAAGCGCCATCCGAAACCCTCGCCGCCCTGCGCGAGGAGCTGACCACCGCCCGCGCCGCCGCTGACGCCGCCCGCACCGCCTCCGCCACCGCCCGCGTCGAGCGCGACAGCGAGGCCCGCGAGGTCGCCGCCCGCCAGTCCCGCGTCGAGGGCATCAAGCGGGAGCGCGAAGGTTGGGCCGGACGCGCGAAGGACGCCAAGGCCCGCGTCACCGCGCTGGAGAAGGACGCGACCACCACCGCCGCCAAACTCAAGCAGGCATCCGACGCACCCGATCAGCTGGCCGCCCAGCGCTCGGCCCTGCTGGACGCCCTGACCACTGCCGAGACCCGCCGAAAGGCGGCCGCCGACGCCCTCGCCCTGGCCGAGACCGCCGCCGGGGACGCTGACCGCGCAGCCCGCGCCGCCGAAACCGCCGCCTCGCAGGCGCGCGAGGCCCGCGCCGGCCTGGCCGCCCGCGCCGAGGCCGCCGTCGAAAAGCTGGCCGACGCCACGAAGAACGTCGAGGAAACGGCGCAGATGTCGCCGGAGGAGCTGGGCCAGAAGCTGACCGACGACGCCGTCGCTCGCCCCCCCGACGCCGCCGGCGCCGAAAGCCTGCTGTTCGGGCTGGAGCGCGAGCGCGAGGCGCTGGGCGCGGTCAACCTGCTGGCCGAGGAGGAGGCCAACGACTACGGCGACCGCCTGCAGACGATGAAGGTCGAACGCTCCGACCTGACCAGCGCCATCGCCAAACTGCGGGACGGCATCGACGAACTGAACGCCGAGGGCCGCGAGCGCCTGATCGCCGCCTTCGACATCATCAACGAGAATTTCCGCACCCTGTTCGAAGCCCTGTTCGGCGGCGGTCAGGCCGAGCTCAAGTTGGTCGAGAGCGACGACCCGCTGGAGGCCGGTCTGGAAATCTACGCCTGCCCGCCCGGCAAGCGTCTGTCGGTCATGAGCCTGATGTCCGGCGGCGAGCAGGCCCTGACCGCCGCCGCCCTGATCTTCGCCGTCTTCCTCGCCAATCCGGCCCCCGTCTGCGTGCTGGACGAGGTCGACGCACCGCTGGATGACGCCAACGTCGACCGCTACTGCCGCATGCTCAACGAGATGCGCAACCGCACCGAGACCCGCTTCATCGTCATCACCCACAACCCCGTCACCATGAGCCGCATGGACCGGTTGTATGGGGTGACGATGCCGGACCGCGGGGTCAGCCAGCTGGTCAGCGTGGACCTGACGCAGGCTGAGACGCTGGTGGCGTGA